One segment of Balaenoptera ricei isolate mBalRic1 chromosome 8, mBalRic1.hap2, whole genome shotgun sequence DNA contains the following:
- the RNH1 gene encoding ribonuclease inhibitor isoform X2: MSSRRGSVGEGELARDPGPARPPLSKAPPQDVTPPPARAEDAARSSGQRWRPRSLCPRGHVPQLCGPWRSLPGSPLPFLLLEAEVDKGNTSPPTMKLDIQCEQLSDARWTELLPLIQQYEVIRLDDCGLTEVRCKDIGSALRANPSLTELSLRTNELGDGGVHLVLQGLQSPTCKIQKLSLQNCCLTGAGCGVLPGALPSLPTLRELHLSDNPLGDAGLQLLCEGLLDPQCHLEKLQLEYCNLTAAACEPLAAVLRATQYLKELMVSNNDMGEAGIRALCRGLADSACQLETLKLENCGLTPANCKDLCGIVASQASLHELDLGSNPLGDAGIAELCPGLLSPGSQLKTLWLWECDITARGCRDLCRVLQAKETLKELSLAGNNLGDESARLLCESLQQPGCQLESLWVKSCSLTAACCHHFGSMLTQNKHLLELQLSSNQLGDSGVQALCQALGQPGTTLSVLWLGDCDVTDGACGGLASLLLTNRSLRELDLSNNGLGDPGILQLLGSLERSGCALEQLVLYDIYWTEAVEERLRALEGSKPGLRIVS; encoded by the exons ATGTCCTCCCGCCGGGGTTCGGTGGGCGAGGGCGAGCTGGCGCGGGACCCTGGGCCCGCCCGGCCCCCACTCTCCAAGGCCCCGCCCCAGGACgtgaccccaccccctgcccgggCGGAAGACGCAGCTCGGTCCTCTGGTCAGCGGTGGAGGCCCCGGAG CCTCTGTCCCCGCGGCCACGTCCCCCAGCTCTGCGGTCCGTGGCGGTCTTTGCCCGGGAGCCCTCTCCCATTTCTGCTCCTGGAGGCTGAGGTGGATAAAG GCAACACCTCGCCTCCCACCATGAAGCTCGACATCCAGTGTGAGCAGCTGAGTGACGCCCGGTGGACGGAGCTCCTGCCTCTGATCCAGCAGTACGAGGTGATCAG GCTGGACGACTGTGGCCTCACGGAGGTGCGGTGCAAGGACATCGGGTCCGCGCTCCGGGCCAACCCCTCCCTGACAGAGCTTAGCCTCCGCACCAATGAGCTGGGCGACGGCGGCGTGCACCTGGTGCTCCAGGGCCTGCAGAGCCCCACCTGCAAGATCCAGAAGCTCAG cctccagaactgctgCCTGACGGGGGCCGGCTGCGGGGTCCTGCCCGGCGCgctgccctccctgcccaccctgcgGGAGCTGCACCTCAGCGACAACCCGCTGGGCGACGCCGGCCTGCAGCTGCTCTGCGAGGGGCTCCTGGACCCGCAGTGCCACCTGGAGAAGCTGCA GCTGGAGTACTGCAACCTGACGGCCGCGGCCTGCGAGCCCCTGGCCGCGGTGCTCAGGGCCACACAGTACCTGAAGGAGCTCATGGTGAGCAACAACGACATGGGTGAGGCCGGCATCCGGGCGCTGTGCCGGGGCCTGGCGGACTCCGCCTGCCAGCTGGAGACACTCAA GCTGGAGAACTGCGGCCTCACGCCGGCCAACTGTAAGGACCTGTGTGGGATCGTGGCCTCCCAGGCCTCGCTGCACGAGCTGGACCTGGGCAGCAACCCGCTGGGCGATGCAGGCATCGCGGAGCTGTGCCCTGGGCTGCTGAGCCCCGGCTCCCAGCTCAAGACCCTGTG GCTCTGGGAGTGTGACATCACCGCCCGTGGCTGCAGAGACCTCTGCCGCGTCCTCCAGGCCAAGGAGACCCTGAAGGAGCTGAGTCTGGCGGGCAACAATCTGGGTGACGAGAGCGCCCGGCTGCTGTGCGAGAGCCTGCAGCAGCCGGGCTGCCAGCTGGAGTCGCTGTG GGTGAAGTCCTGCAGCCTCACGGCCGCCTGCTGCCACCACTTCGGCTCGATGCTCACCCAGAACAAGCATCTCCTGGAGCTGCAGCTGAGCAGCAACCAGCTGGGCGACTCGGGcgtccaggcactgtgccaggccctgggccagccCGGCACCACGCTGAGCGTGCTCTG GCTGGGGGACTGTGACGTCACGGACGGCGCCTGCGGAGGCCTGGCCTCGCTCCTGCTGACCAATCGCAGCCTGCGCGAGCTGGACCTCAGCAACAACGGCCTGGGTGACCCCGGCATCCTGCAGCTGCTGGGCAGCCTGGAGCGGTCCGGCTGCGCCCTGGAGCAGCTGGT ccTGTACGACATCTACTGGACGGAGGCGGTGGAGGAGCGCCTGCGGGCCCTGGAGGGGAGCAAGCCCGGCCTGCGGATCGTCTCCTGA
- the PTDSS2 gene encoding phosphatidylserine synthase 2 isoform X4 has translation MIRDWWMCTIVSVMFEFLEYSLEHQLPNFSECWWDHWIMDVLVCNGLGIYCGMKTLEWLSLKTYKWQGLWNIPTYKGKMQRIVFQFTPYSWVRFEWKPASSLRRWLAVCGIILVFLLAELNTFYLKFVLWLPPEHYLVLLRLVFFVNVGGVAMREIYDFMDDPKLHKKLGQQAWLVAAITVTELLIVVKYDPHTLTLSLPFYIAQCWTLGSVLALTWTVWRFFLRDITLRYKETRRQKQQGRDDQGRADGSVDGRPPGPDDPSGPEEAEREGVPAPH, from the exons ATGATCCGTGACTGGTGGATGTGCACAATCGTGAGTGTGATGTTTGAGTTCCTGGAATACAGCCTGGAGCATCAGCTGCCCAACTTTAGCGAGTGCTGGTGGGACCAC TGGATCATGGACGTGCTCGTCTGCAACGGGCTGGGCATCTACTGCGGCATGAAGACCCTCGAGTGGCTGTCCCTGAAGACATACAAGTGGCAGGGCCTCTGGAACATTCCGACCTACAA GGGCAAGATGCAGAGGATCGTCTTCCAGTTCACGCCCTACAGCTGGGTCCGCTTCGAGTGGAAGCCGGCCTCCAGCCTGCGCCGCTGGCTGGCCGTGTGCGGCATCATCCTGGTG tTTCTGTTGGCAGAGCTGAACACCTTCTACCTGAAGTTCGTGCTGTGGCTGCCCCCCGAGCACTACCTGGTCCTCCTGCGGCTAGTCTTCTTCGTCAACGTGGGCGGCGTGGCCATGCGGGAGATCTACGACTTCATGGACGACCC GAAGCTCCACAAGAAGCTGGGCCAGCAGGCCTGGCTGGTGGCGGCCATCACCGTCACGGAGCTGCTCATCGTGGTGAAGTACGACCCGCACACGCTCACGCTGTCCCTGCCCTTCTACATCGCCCAGTGCTGGACGCTCGGCTCCGTGCTCGCCCTCACCTGGACCGTCTGGCGCTTCTTCCTGCG GGACATCACCCTGAGGTACAAGGAGACGCGGCGGCAGAAGCAGCAGGGCAGGGACGACCAGGGCAGGGCGGACGGCAGCGTGGACGGGCGCCCACCAGGGCCCGACGACCCCTCGGGGCCCGAGGAGGCCGAGAGGGAGGGGGTGCCAGCACCGCACTGA
- the RNH1 gene encoding ribonuclease inhibitor isoform X1, whose protein sequence is MKLDIQCEQLSDARWTELLPLIQQYEVIRLDDCGLTEVRCKDIGSALRANPSLTELSLRTNELGDGGVHLVLQGLQSPTCKIQKLSLQNCCLTGAGCGVLPGALPSLPTLRELHLSDNPLGDAGLQLLCEGLLDPQCHLEKLQLEYCNLTAAACEPLAAVLRATQYLKELMVSNNDMGEAGIRALCRGLADSACQLETLKLENCGLTPANCKDLCGIVASQASLHELDLGSNPLGDAGIAELCPGLLSPGSQLKTLWLWECDITARGCRDLCRVLQAKETLKELSLAGNNLGDESARLLCESLQQPGCQLESLWVKSCSLTAACCHHFGSMLTQNKHLLELQLSSNQLGDSGVQALCQALGQPGTTLSVLWLGDCDVTDGACGGLASLLLTNRSLRELDLSNNGLGDPGILQLLGSLERSGCALEQLVLYDIYWTEAVEERLRALEGSKPGLRIVS, encoded by the exons ATGAAGCTCGACATCCAGTGTGAGCAGCTGAGTGACGCCCGGTGGACGGAGCTCCTGCCTCTGATCCAGCAGTACGAGGTGATCAG GCTGGACGACTGTGGCCTCACGGAGGTGCGGTGCAAGGACATCGGGTCCGCGCTCCGGGCCAACCCCTCCCTGACAGAGCTTAGCCTCCGCACCAATGAGCTGGGCGACGGCGGCGTGCACCTGGTGCTCCAGGGCCTGCAGAGCCCCACCTGCAAGATCCAGAAGCTCAG cctccagaactgctgCCTGACGGGGGCCGGCTGCGGGGTCCTGCCCGGCGCgctgccctccctgcccaccctgcgGGAGCTGCACCTCAGCGACAACCCGCTGGGCGACGCCGGCCTGCAGCTGCTCTGCGAGGGGCTCCTGGACCCGCAGTGCCACCTGGAGAAGCTGCA GCTGGAGTACTGCAACCTGACGGCCGCGGCCTGCGAGCCCCTGGCCGCGGTGCTCAGGGCCACACAGTACCTGAAGGAGCTCATGGTGAGCAACAACGACATGGGTGAGGCCGGCATCCGGGCGCTGTGCCGGGGCCTGGCGGACTCCGCCTGCCAGCTGGAGACACTCAA GCTGGAGAACTGCGGCCTCACGCCGGCCAACTGTAAGGACCTGTGTGGGATCGTGGCCTCCCAGGCCTCGCTGCACGAGCTGGACCTGGGCAGCAACCCGCTGGGCGATGCAGGCATCGCGGAGCTGTGCCCTGGGCTGCTGAGCCCCGGCTCCCAGCTCAAGACCCTGTG GCTCTGGGAGTGTGACATCACCGCCCGTGGCTGCAGAGACCTCTGCCGCGTCCTCCAGGCCAAGGAGACCCTGAAGGAGCTGAGTCTGGCGGGCAACAATCTGGGTGACGAGAGCGCCCGGCTGCTGTGCGAGAGCCTGCAGCAGCCGGGCTGCCAGCTGGAGTCGCTGTG GGTGAAGTCCTGCAGCCTCACGGCCGCCTGCTGCCACCACTTCGGCTCGATGCTCACCCAGAACAAGCATCTCCTGGAGCTGCAGCTGAGCAGCAACCAGCTGGGCGACTCGGGcgtccaggcactgtgccaggccctgggccagccCGGCACCACGCTGAGCGTGCTCTG GCTGGGGGACTGTGACGTCACGGACGGCGCCTGCGGAGGCCTGGCCTCGCTCCTGCTGACCAATCGCAGCCTGCGCGAGCTGGACCTCAGCAACAACGGCCTGGGTGACCCCGGCATCCTGCAGCTGCTGGGCAGCCTGGAGCGGTCCGGCTGCGCCCTGGAGCAGCTGGT ccTGTACGACATCTACTGGACGGAGGCGGTGGAGGAGCGCCTGCGGGCCCTGGAGGGGAGCAAGCCCGGCCTGCGGATCGTCTCCTGA
- the PTDSS2 gene encoding phosphatidylserine synthase 2 isoform X3, producing the protein MHRPPFSCRPPPLLSGDPAERAPRPLPGALRAVSWTLTVQDGRQFLKYVDPRLGVPLPERDYGGNCLIYDADNKTDPFHNVWDKLDGFVPAHFIGWYLKTLMIRDWWMCTIVSVMFEFLEYSLEHQLPNFSECWWDHWIMDVLVCNGLGIYCGMKTLEWLSLKTYKWQGLWNIPTYKGKMQRIVFQFTPYSWVRFEWKPASSLRRWLAVCGIILVFLLAELNTFYLKFVLWLPPEHYLVLLRLVFFVNVGGVAMREIYDFMDDPKLHKKLGQQAWLVAAITVTELLIVVKYDPHTLTLSLPFYIAQCWTLGSVLALTWTVWRFFLRDITLRYKETRRQKQQGRDDQGRADGSVDGRPPGPDDPSGPEEAEREGVPAPH; encoded by the exons ACCGTCCAGGACGGCCGCCAGTTTCTGAAGTACGTCGACCCCAGGTTGGGGGTCCCGCTGCCGGAGAGGGACTACGGGGGAAACTGCCTCATCTATGATGCAGACAACAAGACCGACCCCTTCCACAACGTCTGG GACAAGCTGGACGGCTTCGTGCCCGCACACTTCATCGGCTGGTACCTGAAG ACCCTGATGATCCGTGACTGGTGGATGTGCACAATCGTGAGTGTGATGTTTGAGTTCCTGGAATACAGCCTGGAGCATCAGCTGCCCAACTTTAGCGAGTGCTGGTGGGACCAC TGGATCATGGACGTGCTCGTCTGCAACGGGCTGGGCATCTACTGCGGCATGAAGACCCTCGAGTGGCTGTCCCTGAAGACATACAAGTGGCAGGGCCTCTGGAACATTCCGACCTACAA GGGCAAGATGCAGAGGATCGTCTTCCAGTTCACGCCCTACAGCTGGGTCCGCTTCGAGTGGAAGCCGGCCTCCAGCCTGCGCCGCTGGCTGGCCGTGTGCGGCATCATCCTGGTG tTTCTGTTGGCAGAGCTGAACACCTTCTACCTGAAGTTCGTGCTGTGGCTGCCCCCCGAGCACTACCTGGTCCTCCTGCGGCTAGTCTTCTTCGTCAACGTGGGCGGCGTGGCCATGCGGGAGATCTACGACTTCATGGACGACCC GAAGCTCCACAAGAAGCTGGGCCAGCAGGCCTGGCTGGTGGCGGCCATCACCGTCACGGAGCTGCTCATCGTGGTGAAGTACGACCCGCACACGCTCACGCTGTCCCTGCCCTTCTACATCGCCCAGTGCTGGACGCTCGGCTCCGTGCTCGCCCTCACCTGGACCGTCTGGCGCTTCTTCCTGCG GGACATCACCCTGAGGTACAAGGAGACGCGGCGGCAGAAGCAGCAGGGCAGGGACGACCAGGGCAGGGCGGACGGCAGCGTGGACGGGCGCCCACCAGGGCCCGACGACCCCTCGGGGCCCGAGGAGGCCGAGAGGGAGGGGGTGCCAGCACCGCACTGA